In Geobacillus kaustophilus, a genomic segment contains:
- a CDS encoding alpha-amylase family glycosyl hydrolase produces MGKETWQKRGVSILKERRLMRRRVGWLVAAVWLVFSPFYSAAVAYGNGGKLSAAGMAASSERTITLVGTLQDELGHTKEWDPAALATRMHDEGNGLYTFTGTLPAGTYEYKIAVNGSWDENYGAGGRNGANLVLKLDRQTDVTFYYNDRTHAIADSTWYTAIAKEKQPRLVGTVLPAIGYEGENNGWTPGTSTALLTDDDFDSVYTFTAQVPKGSYEYKIALGNNWNESYPQENARLNVLETTTITFFFNAKTKEVYTDYSPNGSDGVVQKDRLKHNTWDALYRQPFGAVKAGTKVTLRLAAKKGDLTKADVYVKNATTGTAKVYTMEKVGVLGDDEYWEAAFTPSAPGIYGYKFIAVDAGMKAEYGEDAKEGQWGRAFDKNAELFQLTVYDPNYKTPDWMKEAVVYQIFPDRFFNGNPSNDNSKQQARGVQPIEHRDWSDLPDNPRLKGTSGYEGDGEWSNDFFGGDIAGIEQKLDYLQSLGVNTIYLNPIANAPSNHKYDASNYKELDPMFGSPEEFQSFVQALANRGMHLILDGVFNHVSDDSIYFDRYHRYPTVGAYEYWEAVYDLMNEKGVSEEEARKQAEEKFKQEGQTFSPYGFHLWFNIENEKVDGHYKYQSWWGYDSLPEFKSVTGEKVPHPSELNNDALANYIFRESDSVAKSWIARGASGWRLDVANEVDPAFWREFRQELLQGSYDRGPTLKEGEQPLILGEIWDDASKYFLGDQYDSVMNYRFRGAVLDFLKNGNAEEADKRLTAIREDYPSEAFYALMNLIGSHDTARAVFLLGNGTDSSERAELDPNYNEELGKKRLKLAAIFQMGYPGAPTIYYGDEAGVTGSKDPDNRRTYPWGKEDQNLLAHYQKVGHIRQHHQLLLAHGDIKTVYAQGDVYVFARQYGREVALIAVNRGNEDKTVALDVASLLPNGTVLTDELHDGGKATVASGTLTVTIPALDGRMMFGTVTAEMPAAVRNLQASASNGRVTLTWEGNAPKYRIYESTLKGAGYTMVQETETPSATIGSLTNGTAYYFAVAAVDENGNESPKVETNRVVPHYPLTSDNVQFVTTLSDATLDLSKPQQVDVNVNIDNVTSKGAADGLQAVLQVKGPHNETWKEYRAAYQGQDGDANVFRAAFTPLAAGTYTYRYALTTNLGEEWVYTEEKQVTFAADNSDQIAPAEAIELRQPAVESGQVNLSWTFIGKKDGDAYLLAIDRNGDIVHTTTSIGDSFTDYDVENGTEYTYVVKLYDRAGNVVASNTVKVTPDIVMVKVIFKVRAPDYTPLDARITIPNSLNGWNTGAWEMSRNGAVTPDWQFTVEVQEGETITYKYVKGGSWDQEGLADHTRDDVGDDDVSYYGYGSIGTDLKVTVHNEGNNTMVVQDRILRWIDMPVVIEEVQKQGSQVTIKGNAIKNGVLTINGERVPIDGRMAFSYTFAPANHQKEVSIHIEPSAESKTAIFNNDGGAIAKNTKDYVLNLETKQLREGTLTTPPSNGDSPGSGWPGSETPSHDGGTTPGNGTSPGSGGPSDGTSPGGSVPPGGTAPPGNGAPPSASPQKPSPSKPKEKPKKPTTPPGQAKKVYWDGVELKKGQIGRLTVQKPINLWKRTKDGRLVFVRVLKPGEVYRVYGYDARFGGQYAVGGGYYVTDIDTHIRYETPSKEKLKLVNGE; encoded by the coding sequence ATTGGAAAGGAAACTTGGCAAAAGAGAGGTGTCTCGATTTTGAAAGAACGACGGTTGATGAGGAGACGGGTGGGATGGCTTGTGGCGGCAGTGTGGTTGGTCTTTTCCCCATTCTATTCAGCTGCCGTTGCTTATGGAAACGGAGGGAAACTGTCAGCCGCTGGCATGGCTGCTTCGTCTGAGCGAACAATCACGCTTGTCGGCACGTTGCAAGATGAGTTGGGCCATACGAAGGAATGGGATCCGGCGGCATTGGCGACGAGGATGCATGATGAAGGGAATGGGCTTTATACATTCACCGGGACGCTGCCAGCCGGGACCTATGAGTACAAAATTGCGGTCAACGGCAGTTGGGATGAAAATTACGGCGCCGGTGGCCGCAATGGCGCAAATCTGGTGTTGAAACTGGATCGGCAAACGGACGTGACGTTTTACTATAATGATCGGACGCATGCGATCGCTGATTCGACATGGTATACGGCGATTGCGAAGGAGAAACAGCCGCGTCTTGTCGGGACGGTGCTGCCGGCCATCGGCTATGAGGGGGAGAACAACGGATGGACCCCAGGGACATCGACTGCGCTGTTGACCGATGATGATTTTGACTCGGTGTACACGTTTACGGCGCAGGTGCCGAAAGGATCGTATGAATATAAAATTGCCCTCGGGAACAATTGGAATGAGAGCTACCCACAAGAGAATGCACGCTTAAACGTTTTGGAAACGACGACCATTACATTCTTCTTCAATGCGAAAACAAAAGAGGTGTACACCGACTACAGCCCCAATGGCTCTGACGGTGTTGTTCAGAAAGACCGGTTAAAACACAATACATGGGATGCGCTGTACCGCCAGCCGTTTGGCGCGGTGAAAGCGGGAACGAAGGTGACGCTTCGTCTTGCGGCGAAAAAAGGCGATTTGACAAAAGCGGATGTGTATGTGAAAAATGCGACGACCGGAACCGCCAAAGTCTACACGATGGAAAAAGTCGGCGTGCTCGGGGATGATGAATATTGGGAGGCCGCGTTCACCCCTTCTGCGCCGGGGATATACGGTTATAAATTTATCGCTGTCGATGCCGGGATGAAGGCGGAATATGGCGAAGATGCGAAAGAAGGACAATGGGGGAGGGCGTTCGACAAAAATGCGGAGCTGTTTCAGCTGACCGTTTATGATCCGAATTACAAAACACCGGATTGGATGAAAGAAGCGGTTGTGTATCAAATTTTCCCGGATCGGTTCTTTAACGGCAACCCTTCAAATGACAACAGCAAGCAGCAGGCACGCGGGGTGCAGCCGATTGAGCATCGCGATTGGTCGGATTTGCCCGATAATCCGCGCCTGAAAGGGACGAGCGGCTACGAGGGCGACGGCGAATGGTCGAATGACTTTTTCGGCGGAGACATCGCCGGAATTGAACAAAAGTTGGATTATTTGCAGTCGCTTGGGGTGAACACGATTTACTTAAATCCGATCGCCAATGCGCCATCGAACCATAAATATGATGCGAGCAATTACAAAGAATTGGATCCGATGTTCGGTTCTCCGGAAGAATTCCAATCGTTTGTGCAGGCGCTTGCGAACCGGGGGATGCATCTCATCTTAGACGGGGTGTTCAACCACGTATCCGACGATTCGATTTACTTTGACCGCTATCACCGCTATCCGACCGTTGGCGCGTATGAATACTGGGAAGCGGTTTACGATTTGATGAATGAAAAAGGAGTGAGCGAGGAGGAAGCGCGGAAACAAGCGGAAGAGAAGTTCAAACAAGAGGGGCAGACGTTCAGTCCGTATGGGTTTCACCTTTGGTTCAATATTGAAAACGAAAAAGTCGATGGCCATTATAAATACCAATCATGGTGGGGCTATGACAGCCTGCCGGAGTTTAAGTCAGTGACGGGGGAGAAAGTGCCGCATCCGAGTGAATTGAACAACGATGCGCTCGCGAATTACATTTTCCGTGAATCGGATTCAGTGGCGAAAAGCTGGATTGCCCGCGGCGCCTCCGGCTGGCGGTTGGATGTGGCCAATGAGGTGGATCCGGCGTTTTGGCGCGAGTTTCGCCAAGAATTGCTTCAAGGGTCGTACGACCGCGGTCCGACGTTAAAAGAGGGGGAGCAGCCGCTCATTTTAGGGGAAATTTGGGATGACGCATCGAAATATTTTCTAGGCGACCAGTACGATTCTGTGATGAACTACCGGTTCCGCGGGGCGGTGCTTGACTTTTTGAAAAACGGAAATGCAGAAGAGGCGGACAAACGGCTGACGGCCATACGGGAAGACTACCCAAGTGAAGCGTTTTATGCGCTGATGAACTTAATTGGTTCGCATGACACGGCGCGGGCGGTCTTTCTGCTTGGGAACGGAACGGATTCATCCGAGCGGGCGGAGCTTGATCCGAATTATAATGAAGAACTTGGGAAAAAGCGGCTCAAGCTGGCGGCGATTTTTCAGATGGGATACCCGGGAGCGCCGACGATTTATTACGGCGATGAAGCGGGAGTAACAGGCTCAAAAGACCCGGACAACCGCCGCACGTATCCGTGGGGCAAAGAAGATCAAAATCTGTTGGCCCATTATCAGAAAGTGGGGCACATTCGCCAGCATCATCAATTGTTGTTGGCCCATGGCGACATCAAGACGGTGTATGCGCAAGGGGATGTATACGTATTTGCCCGCCAATACGGGCGTGAAGTGGCGCTCATTGCCGTCAACCGCGGCAATGAGGACAAGACGGTGGCGCTTGACGTCGCTTCGTTGCTTCCGAACGGCACCGTGCTGACGGATGAGTTGCATGATGGCGGGAAAGCCACGGTCGCTAGCGGAACGTTGACGGTCACGATTCCGGCCCTGGATGGACGGATGATGTTTGGAACGGTGACGGCGGAAATGCCGGCAGCAGTCAGAAATTTGCAGGCGAGCGCTTCGAATGGACGTGTGACGTTAACGTGGGAAGGGAATGCGCCGAAATACCGAATTTACGAGTCCACGTTAAAAGGGGCCGGTTATACGATGGTGCAAGAGACGGAAACACCTTCGGCCACGATCGGTTCGTTGACGAACGGAACAGCCTATTACTTTGCTGTTGCGGCGGTCGATGAAAACGGGAATGAATCACCGAAGGTTGAAACGAATCGCGTCGTTCCTCATTATCCGCTGACGAGCGACAATGTCCAGTTCGTGACAACGTTAAGCGACGCCACACTGGATTTGTCAAAACCGCAGCAAGTGGATGTCAATGTCAACATCGACAATGTGACAAGCAAAGGAGCAGCCGATGGGTTGCAAGCGGTGTTGCAAGTAAAAGGCCCCCATAACGAAACATGGAAAGAATACAGAGCGGCTTACCAAGGACAAGACGGCGACGCCAACGTGTTCCGAGCTGCCTTCACTCCGCTTGCCGCAGGGACGTATACGTATCGTTATGCGCTGACGACCAACCTCGGCGAGGAGTGGGTGTATACAGAAGAGAAGCAAGTGACGTTTGCGGCAGACAACAGCGACCAAATAGCGCCGGCGGAAGCCATCGAGTTGCGGCAACCTGCGGTTGAATCGGGACAAGTGAATTTATCATGGACGTTTATTGGGAAAAAAGATGGGGATGCTTATTTGTTAGCCATCGACCGCAACGGTGATATCGTGCATACAACCACTTCGATCGGCGATTCATTTACAGACTACGATGTCGAAAACGGCACCGAGTACACGTATGTTGTCAAGTTGTATGACCGCGCCGGCAATGTTGTGGCGTCGAACACGGTCAAGGTGACGCCGGACATTGTGATGGTGAAAGTCATTTTTAAAGTGAGAGCGCCGGATTACACACCGTTGGATGCCCGAATTACGATTCCGAACAGCTTGAACGGCTGGAACACAGGAGCGTGGGAGATGTCGCGCAACGGTGCGGTGACGCCCGATTGGCAATTTACCGTCGAGGTGCAGGAAGGGGAAACGATCACCTATAAGTATGTGAAAGGCGGATCGTGGGATCAGGAAGGGCTCGCTGACCATACGCGTGACGATGTTGGCGATGATGACGTGAGCTACTACGGCTACGGATCGATTGGCACCGATTTGAAAGTGACGGTCCACAATGAAGGAAACAATACGATGGTTGTGCAAGACCGTATTTTGCGCTGGATCGATATGCCGGTCGTCATCGAAGAGGTACAAAAACAAGGGAGTCAAGTGACGATCAAGGGCAATGCCATTAAAAACGGTGTTTTGACGATCAATGGCGAGCGGGTGCCGATTGATGGCCGGATGGCATTCTCGTACACGTTTGCGCCGGCCAACCATCAAAAAGAAGTGTCGATCCATATCGAACCATCGGCCGAAAGCAAAACAGCCATTTTCAACAACGACGGCGGAGCGATTGCGAAAAACACGAAAGATTACGTGCTGAATTTAGAAACGAAGCAATTGCGCGAAGGGACGTTGACAACGCCGCCAAGCAACGGCGATTCTCCAGGAAGCGGTTGGCCGGGCAGCGAAACGCCGTCCCATGACGGAGGGACAACACCAGGCAACGGCACCTCTCCGGGTAGCGGCGGTCCATCGGATGGCACATCCCCTGGGGGGAGCGTTCCGCCGGGCGGCACAGCTCCGCCGGGAAACGGAGCACCTCCATCAGCATCGCCGCAAAAACCGTCTCCATCGAAACCAAAAGAGAAACCGAAAAAGCCAACCACTCCTCCAGGCCAAGCGAAAAAAGTCTACTGGGATGGCGTGGAGCTGAAAAAAGGGCAAATCGGCCGCTTGACGGTGCAAAAGCCGATCAATCTATGGAAACGGACGAAGGATGGGCGGCTTGTGTTCGTCCGCGTCCTAAAGCCAGGGGAAGTGTACCGCGTCTATGGGTATGACGCGCGCTTCGGCGGGCAGTACGCGGTCGGCGGCGGGTATTACGTGACAGACATCGACACGCACATCCGCTACGAAACGCCGTCAAAGGAGAAGTTGAAGTTGGTGAATGGGGAGTAA
- a CDS encoding IS1182 family transposase, producing MLQRYQEDRRHIETTVKIDDLVPEDHLVRKLEKAIDFSFIYDMVKDLYSPNHGRPSLDPVVLFKMYLIRYIFGIRSMRETVEQIRTNVAYRWFLGLSLHDPVPHHSTPSKNYTRRFAGTDVFQKIFSRILEEAFQHGLVDPSVVFVDSTHVKASANKRKFTTEMAEVEAKAYQDELEKEIERDRIAHGKSPLPPENDKKKREIKVSKTDPDSGMFVKNERERVFAYSYHTACDRHGWILHTYVTAANVHDSQAFFELFERVKQEIKGCPTDVCIDAGYKTPAIAKYLLEQEIHPIWPYTRPKTKDGFFRKSEFAYDEHFDCYLCPNHQVLSYSTTNREGYREYKSDPSICQGCPSLQKCTASKNHTKVVTRHVWQEYYEEAEHLRYVPEHRELYELRKQTIERNFADLKEKHGLRWTNYRGLERNQMQAMLVCAAMNLKKLANYLWRKGLSFLYVFEYASILVRSSRKTTLKMEQNGYKTTVL from the coding sequence ATGCTTCAACGTTACCAAGAAGATCGGAGACATATCGAAACAACGGTAAAAATTGATGATCTTGTTCCTGAAGACCACCTTGTTCGTAAACTAGAAAAAGCCATTGACTTCTCCTTTATCTACGATATGGTCAAGGATTTGTATTCTCCTAACCATGGACGACCAAGTCTTGATCCCGTTGTGCTGTTCAAAATGTATTTGATTCGTTACATCTTTGGGATTCGTTCGATGCGTGAAACCGTAGAACAGATTCGAACAAATGTGGCTTATCGTTGGTTTTTGGGATTGAGTCTGCATGATCCTGTGCCCCATCATTCGACACCAAGTAAAAACTACACGCGACGTTTTGCGGGAACCGATGTTTTTCAAAAGATTTTTTCAAGAATCTTGGAAGAAGCCTTTCAACACGGGCTTGTGGATCCAAGTGTCGTATTTGTCGATTCTACTCATGTGAAGGCGAGTGCGAACAAAAGAAAATTCACAACAGAAATGGCAGAAGTGGAAGCGAAAGCTTATCAAGATGAATTAGAAAAAGAAATTGAGCGAGATCGCATCGCTCATGGGAAATCCCCACTACCGCCAGAAAATGATAAAAAAAAACGAGAAATCAAAGTCAGTAAAACAGATCCAGACAGTGGGATGTTTGTGAAAAATGAACGTGAACGGGTATTTGCTTACTCTTATCACACCGCTTGTGACCGACATGGTTGGATATTACACACGTATGTCACTGCCGCCAATGTTCATGATAGCCAAGCGTTTTTTGAACTGTTTGAGCGAGTGAAGCAAGAAATCAAAGGATGCCCAACAGATGTGTGCATCGATGCCGGATATAAAACGCCAGCGATTGCGAAATACCTATTAGAACAAGAGATCCATCCGATTTGGCCATATACTCGTCCAAAGACGAAAGATGGGTTCTTCCGAAAATCTGAATTTGCATATGACGAACATTTTGACTGTTACCTTTGTCCCAATCACCAAGTGTTATCTTATTCAACAACGAATCGGGAAGGCTATCGGGAGTATAAATCAGATCCATCCATCTGTCAGGGATGTCCATCCCTTCAAAAGTGTACAGCAAGCAAAAATCATACGAAAGTCGTGACACGCCATGTTTGGCAAGAGTATTACGAAGAAGCCGAACATTTACGATATGTACCAGAACATCGCGAGTTGTATGAATTAAGGAAACAGACGATTGAACGGAATTTTGCAGATTTAAAAGAGAAGCATGGTCTGCGCTGGACGAATTACCGAGGATTGGAAAGAAACCAGATGCAGGCGATGCTTGTTTGTGCTGCCATGAATTTAAAGAAATTGGCGAACTACTTGTGGAGAAAGGGCCTCTCCTTTCTGTATGTATTCGAGTATGCATCTATTTTGGTTCGTTCATCAAGAAAAACAACCTTAAAAATGGAACAAAATGGTTATAAGACAACTGTCTTATAA
- a CDS encoding type IV toxin-antitoxin system AbiEi family antitoxin domain-containing protein, with amino-acid sequence MNKEVSKIIKDIFVRQKGFAKTEDLTREGVSKYYIRKFEQNGEIIRIKRGLYRYAEFENNQNEEMVEVSKVIPNGVLCLLSALSFYELTTYNPWEYQIAIERKSRKPSLPDYPPIKIFYFSKKQFEYGIEEVEVGGHKVSIYNREKTICDIIRYREKIGIDLMKEGLRNYLQSPEKNINKLVECAEKMRIKTVLLKYLEVLL; translated from the coding sequence ATGAATAAAGAAGTAAGCAAGATAATAAAAGATATTTTTGTGCGTCAAAAAGGATTTGCGAAGACAGAAGACTTAACCAGAGAAGGAGTGAGCAAATATTATATTCGAAAGTTCGAGCAAAATGGAGAAATCATTAGGATAAAACGTGGGCTGTACCGTTATGCTGAATTTGAAAATAACCAAAATGAAGAAATGGTTGAAGTATCAAAAGTGATCCCGAATGGTGTTCTTTGTCTTTTGTCGGCATTGTCTTTTTATGAGTTAACAACTTATAACCCGTGGGAGTACCAAATTGCTATTGAAAGAAAATCAAGGAAACCCAGTTTACCTGATTATCCACCAATTAAAATTTTCTATTTTTCAAAAAAACAGTTTGAATATGGAATTGAAGAAGTGGAAGTAGGCGGCCATAAAGTAAGCATTTATAATCGTGAAAAAACGATTTGCGACATTATTCGATACAGAGAAAAAATAGGAATCGATTTAATGAAAGAAGGTTTGCGAAATTATTTACAAAGTCCTGAAAAAAACATAAATAAATTGGTGGAATGTGCTGAGAAAATGCGCATCAAGACCGTTTTATTAAAATACTTAGAGGTGCTTTTATAA
- a CDS encoding CAP domain-containing protein, with product MRKWVQAVAIRMLLAAAGWLLMPSSPMVKAEDCGELVGTEKVWWDGAELKPGQIGRLTVIAPTELWLSNKAVKMLPRGAVYRVYALRGGYFDVGGGYAIKNDARIRYETPSKEKLTAALCVQRARAHLADVTMNGVAIGDPRVKVEAIYGKAKRKTKNAYGLYWGTYDQGGYKNFLMVSYDRDRVAAIYTNQPIVQTKKGTGIGTAKTVVEARYGRALAAIQKKDGLYSIQNDEYDTYLVNGRYVTFFYDRYDNNRVDGVLVVNRALEDEKPGFYGTPTEELRTAYEYQIFDLANAARRLHRLPALAWDAKAAAAARQHSEDMAIHHYFSHTNLQGLSPFDRLKRHGIVYRVAGENIAYGQYDAIFVHEAWMHSLGHRQNLLYPDFTRLGVGVAFNSFHQPYYSQEFYTP from the coding sequence GTGAGAAAATGGGTGCAGGCGGTGGCAATCAGAATGCTGTTGGCTGCGGCCGGATGGCTTTTGATGCCGAGTTCACCAATGGTCAAGGCGGAGGATTGCGGGGAGCTTGTCGGAACGGAAAAAGTGTGGTGGGACGGCGCTGAGCTGAAGCCCGGGCAAATCGGCCGACTGACGGTCATAGCGCCGACAGAGCTATGGTTGTCGAACAAAGCAGTGAAGATGTTGCCGCGCGGCGCGGTGTACCGCGTGTATGCGTTGCGCGGCGGCTATTTCGATGTCGGCGGAGGATATGCGATCAAGAACGATGCCCGCATCCGCTATGAAACGCCGTCAAAAGAGAAGTTGACCGCTGCTTTATGTGTGCAGCGGGCGAGGGCTCACCTGGCTGATGTCACGATGAACGGGGTGGCCATCGGCGACCCGCGCGTCAAGGTTGAAGCGATATACGGCAAGGCAAAGAGGAAGACGAAAAACGCCTACGGCTTATATTGGGGGACGTATGATCAAGGTGGTTACAAAAACTTTTTGATGGTGAGCTACGACCGCGATCGGGTGGCGGCGATTTACACGAACCAGCCGATCGTCCAAACGAAAAAAGGAACGGGCATCGGAACAGCGAAAACGGTGGTGGAAGCGCGCTACGGCCGGGCGCTTGCGGCGATTCAAAAAAAGGATGGCCTTTACAGCATCCAAAATGATGAGTACGATACGTATCTTGTCAATGGCCGCTATGTCACGTTCTTTTATGACCGGTATGACAACAATCGGGTCGATGGCGTGCTGGTGGTGAATCGTGCACTGGAAGATGAAAAACCTGGATTTTATGGAACGCCGACAGAGGAGCTGCGCACGGCCTATGAATATCAAATTTTTGATCTGGCGAATGCTGCGCGCCGCTTGCACCGACTTCCGGCGCTCGCGTGGGATGCGAAGGCAGCGGCGGCCGCCCGTCAACATAGCGAAGATATGGCGATCCATCACTACTTCTCTCATACGAACTTGCAAGGATTGTCGCCGTTTGACCGCCTGAAGCGCCATGGCATCGTTTATCGGGTGGCGGGGGAGAACATCGCCTACGGACAATACGATGCGATTTTTGTCCATGAAGCGTGGATGCACTCGCTTGGGCATCGGCAAAATCTTTTATACCCGGACTTTACCCGCCTTGGCGTCGGGGTGGCGTTCAATTCCTTTCATCAACCCTACTACTCTCAAGAGTTTTACACCCCGTAA
- the amyS gene encoding alpha-amylase, with translation MAWIIAFLLTVSFFSRPTSPAQAAAPLNGTMMQYFEWYLPDDGTLWTKVANEAKNLSSLGITALWLPPAYKGTSRSDVGYGAYDLYDLGEFNQKGTVRTKYGTKTQYLQAIQAAHTAGMQVYADVVFDHKGGADGTEWVDAVEVNPSDRNQEISGTYSIQAWTKFDFPGRGNTYSSFRWRWYHFDGVDWDESRKLNRIYKFRGTGKAWDWEVDTENGNYDYLMYADLDMDHPEVVAELKNWGKWYVNTTNIDGFRLDAVKHIKFSFFPDWLSYVRSQTGKPLFTVGEYWSYDINKLHNYITKTNGTMSLFDAPLHNKFYTASKSGGAFDMRTLITNTLMKDQPTLAVTFVDNHDTEPGQALQSWVDPWFKPLAYAFILTRQEGYPCVFYGDYYGIPQYNIPSLKSKIDALLIARRDYAYGTQHDYLDHADIIGWTREGVTEKPGSGLAALITDGPGGSKWMYVGKQHAGKVFYDLTGNRSDTVTINSDGWGEFKVNGGSVSVWVPRKTTVSTIAWPITTGPWTGEFVRWTETRLAAWP, from the coding sequence ATGGCTTGGATCATTGCATTTTTGCTTACCGTCTCCTTTTTCAGCCGCCCGACATCACCCGCCCAAGCAGCTGCACCATTGAACGGCACCATGATGCAATATTTTGAATGGTACTTACCCGATGACGGCACGCTATGGACCAAAGTCGCTAACGAAGCAAAAAACTTATCGAGTCTTGGCATCACTGCCCTCTGGCTCCCTCCCGCCTACAAAGGAACGAGTCGAAGCGATGTAGGGTACGGGGCATACGATTTGTATGATCTCGGCGAATTCAACCAAAAAGGAACCGTCCGCACAAAATACGGGACAAAAACGCAGTATCTTCAAGCCATTCAAGCCGCTCATACCGCCGGAATGCAAGTATATGCCGATGTGGTATTCGACCATAAAGGCGGCGCCGACGGCACAGAATGGGTGGATGCCGTCGAAGTCAACCCATCCGACCGCAACCAAGAAATCTCAGGCACTTACTCCATCCAAGCATGGACTAAGTTTGACTTCCCTGGCCGAGGAAACACCTATTCTAGCTTTCGTTGGCGATGGTATCATTTTGATGGCGTCGATTGGGATGAAAGCCGAAAACTGAATCGGATTTACAAATTCCGCGGCACCGGTAAAGCATGGGATTGGGAAGTCGATACGGAAAATGGAAACTATGACTACTTAATGTATGCTGATCTGGATATGGATCATCCCGAAGTCGTTGCCGAGCTGAAAAACTGGGGAAAATGGTATGTCAATACAACGAACATTGATGGGTTTCGACTTGACGCAGTCAAGCATATCAAGTTCAGCTTTTTCCCAGATTGGCTGTCGTACGTGCGTTCGCAGACTGGCAAGCCGCTATTTACCGTTGGCGAATATTGGAGCTATGACATCAACAAGTTGCACAATTACATTACCAAAACAAACGGAACGATGTCTTTATTCGATGCCCCGTTGCACAATAAATTTTATACCGCCTCCAAATCAGGCGGCGCATTTGATATGCGTACGTTAATAACCAATACTCTCATGAAAGATCAACCGACATTGGCCGTCACCTTCGTCGATAATCATGACACCGAACCTGGTCAGGCGCTGCAATCATGGGTGGATCCATGGTTCAAACCGTTGGCTTACGCCTTTATTCTAACTCGGCAGGAAGGATATCCGTGCGTCTTTTACGGTGACTATTATGGCATTCCACAATATAACATTCCTTCGCTGAAAAGCAAAATCGATGCGCTCCTCATCGCGCGCAGGGATTATGCTTACGGTACACAACATGATTATCTTGACCATGCTGATATCATCGGATGGACAAGGGAAGGCGTCACCGAAAAACCGGGATCCGGACTGGCCGCACTGATCACCGATGGGCCGGGAGGAAGCAAATGGATGTACGTTGGCAAACAACACGCCGGAAAAGTGTTCTATGACCTTACCGGCAACCGGAGTGACACCGTCACCATCAACAGTGATGGATGGGGAGAATTCAAAGTCAATGGCGGTTCGGTTTCGGTTTGGGTTCCTAGAAAAACGACCGTCTCTACCATCGCTTGGCCGATCACAACCGGACCGTGGACTGGTGAATTCGTCCGTTGGACCGAAACACGGTTGGCGGCATGGCCTTGA
- a CDS encoding nucleotidyl transferase AbiEii/AbiGii toxin family protein: protein MGNVKNIPASVGERLKNIAKQSGKTFDFILLLYFQERLLYRLSISNYRDKFVLKGGLFLFSLTQFKSRPTKDIDFLAKQISNDIQYIKAAFESICALTVEEDGVEFDVNGITAERIKEGADYEGIRIKILASLGKIKKQLQLDIGFGDVVIPKPQEMQYPTLLNMKPPEIRVYSTYSVIAEKFEAMISLSVVNSRMKDFYDVFTLLSTENFDGRVLWEAIFETFQRRGTNLEKEHPVFSPSFAEDESRNKQWKAFLQRTGIKEDLQFPFVMEKIRDFLLPVYDSILKENEYWKMWNSRTLKWE from the coding sequence ATGGGAAATGTTAAAAATATACCTGCTTCAGTTGGAGAAAGACTAAAGAATATTGCCAAACAAAGCGGCAAAACCTTTGATTTTATTTTATTGTTGTATTTTCAAGAAAGGTTGCTATATCGCCTTTCCATTTCTAATTATCGGGATAAATTTGTTCTAAAAGGCGGGCTCTTTTTATTTTCCTTAACACAATTTAAATCTAGACCAACAAAAGATATTGACTTTTTAGCCAAACAAATTTCGAATGATATACAATATATTAAGGCTGCGTTTGAGTCAATTTGTGCTTTAACCGTTGAAGAAGATGGAGTCGAATTTGATGTAAACGGCATTACGGCTGAACGAATTAAAGAGGGTGCTGATTATGAAGGGATTCGTATTAAAATTCTGGCATCACTTGGCAAAATAAAAAAGCAATTGCAACTGGATATTGGGTTTGGTGATGTCGTGATTCCAAAACCACAAGAGATGCAGTATCCTACTTTATTAAATATGAAGCCCCCGGAAATTCGAGTCTACTCAACTTATTCAGTAATAGCTGAAAAGTTTGAGGCGATGATCTCACTATCTGTTGTCAACAGTAGAATGAAGGATTTTTATGATGTTTTCACGCTTTTATCAACCGAGAATTTTGATGGACGTGTTTTATGGGAAGCAATATTTGAAACCTTTCAAAGACGTGGAACGAATTTAGAAAAAGAACATCCTGTGTTTTCACCTTCTTTTGCAGAAGATGAAAGCCGAAACAAACAATGGAAGGCATTTTTGCAAAGAACGGGTATAAAAGAAGATCTACAGTTTCCCTTCGTCATGGAGAAAATTCGGGATTTTCTTTTGCCTGTATATGACTCAATTTTAAAAGAAAATGAATATTGGAAAATGTGGAATAGCCGGACTCTTAAATGGGAGTGA